The Niallia alba genome includes a window with the following:
- a CDS encoding MFS transporter yields MKHLKGTIAGHNIRVMFWIQFFSSMSFLAPILTLFYTERGLTASEILIVLMFWSGAVLVGEIPTGVIADRFGAKKSFLIGTSIKIVSMVILLFAHEPWVFFFYSFVNGFSVTFFSGADEALIYDSLKETGDQNQMDQAMGKIQSAGFISMIIAVLFGAYLAKDLQEGQFILLILLGIFFYIIELLLVLQVKQPYRESFIRENSFSHVKDGWKAIRRTPQLVWMFLNVTLVFIPAGAVYGYFDQPLMLEAGLPVFFIGVMYALASVVGYFASQSIGWLTNQFSRVFLMNLTGFLAFAGLLLSALFADVLFMVLGAFFVLRLVQTVRYPIYSQLSNDIIPSHVRATTISLLSIVDSGLDLLIFGSLSVVALKGYTNVLIGCAVIVLIGTLLPIRIRKM; encoded by the coding sequence ATGAAACATTTAAAAGGAACAATAGCCGGACATAACATTCGCGTTATGTTTTGGATTCAATTTTTTAGCTCGATGAGTTTTTTAGCGCCTATCTTAACGCTTTTTTATACGGAAAGAGGTTTGACTGCTTCTGAAATATTGATTGTTTTAATGTTCTGGAGCGGTGCTGTTCTTGTTGGTGAAATTCCAACTGGAGTTATAGCTGATCGGTTTGGGGCGAAAAAATCATTTCTTATTGGAACAAGTATTAAAATTGTTAGTATGGTGATATTGCTTTTTGCTCATGAACCTTGGGTATTCTTTTTTTATAGTTTTGTTAATGGTTTTTCTGTAACTTTTTTCTCAGGAGCAGATGAAGCACTTATTTACGATTCCTTAAAAGAAACTGGGGATCAAAACCAAATGGATCAAGCGATGGGGAAAATTCAATCGGCAGGGTTTATTTCAATGATTATTGCTGTTCTATTTGGTGCTTATTTAGCAAAGGACTTGCAAGAAGGACAATTTATTCTGTTAATCTTATTAGGGATTTTCTTTTATATCATAGAGCTGCTTCTTGTTTTACAAGTAAAACAGCCTTATCGGGAATCCTTCATTCGAGAAAATTCTTTTTCTCACGTAAAGGATGGCTGGAAGGCAATACGAAGAACACCACAATTAGTATGGATGTTCTTAAATGTTACATTAGTATTTATACCTGCAGGAGCTGTGTATGGGTATTTTGATCAACCATTAATGTTAGAAGCGGGGCTTCCTGTGTTTTTTATTGGTGTCATGTATGCGCTGGCATCCGTGGTCGGATACTTTGCCTCTCAGTCGATTGGATGGTTAACTAATCAATTTTCTCGCGTTTTCCTCATGAATCTAACTGGATTTTTAGCATTTGCAGGGTTACTGCTTTCTGCGCTTTTTGCTGATGTCTTATTTATGGTATTGGGTGCCTTTTTTGTACTACGTTTAGTTCAAACGGTGAGATATCCCATCTATTCTCAGCTGAGTAATGATATAATTCCTTCTCATGTGAGAGCAACAACAATTTCTTTGCTTTCCATTGTTGATTCGGGACTTGATTTACTTATATTTGGAAGTCTATCGGTTGTGGCTTTAAAAGGATATACTAATGTATTAATTGGTTGTGCAGTAATTGTGCTAATCGGTACACTTCTTCCCATTCGGATACGCAAAATGTAG
- a CDS encoding DUF2521 family protein, whose protein sequence is MAVITSFDIKKREKQIKYERAVLKEISLKELKEKVANYFGSSNLTSGVLMNTGIEEACYDVAVEAFLLGANYSKFSEYGEDTQAIKNRCREEDTHFKETLYHFLLYWGSEESNKNESLYYLCEQFVDEWWLEGFTKANKRRKLRLH, encoded by the coding sequence TTGGCAGTCATTACAAGCTTTGATATAAAAAAACGAGAAAAACAAATAAAATACGAAAGAGCTGTTCTTAAGGAGATATCCCTTAAAGAGTTAAAAGAAAAGGTAGCTAACTACTTTGGTTCCTCTAACCTTACTTCTGGTGTGTTAATGAATACAGGGATTGAAGAAGCCTGTTATGATGTAGCAGTAGAAGCATTTCTATTAGGAGCGAATTATAGTAAATTTAGTGAGTATGGAGAAGATACCCAAGCAATCAAAAATAGATGTAGGGAAGAAGATACACATTTTAAAGAAACACTTTACCATTTTCTTCTTTATTGGGGTAGTGAGGAAAGTAATAAAAATGAATCCCTGTACTATTTATGTGAACAGTTTGTTGATGAATGGTGGTTGGAAGGTTTTACGAAAGCGAATAAGAGAAGAAAGCTTCGACTACATTAA
- the cwlD gene encoding N-acetylmuramoyl-L-alanine amidase CwlD yields the protein MSKKWKISIYIMGLALLFFILQFDFSNDDSWDAWNLPLTGKVIIIDPGHGGPDGGAGDNEVLEKDIALNVSLKIRDYLQEQGALVIMTREVDKDLASESTKGYRNRKVEDLKERINIINKSDADLFLSIHLNAIPSSKWSGAQTFYSSQLEGNARAAKFIQDELIYNLENTTRKAKPLESVYILKYAEKPGVLVEVGFLSNPPEKANLMNEDYQEKIAASIYKGVNRFFTNEEELKVEE from the coding sequence GTGAGTAAAAAATGGAAAATAAGCATATATATCATGGGATTAGCACTCCTTTTCTTTATTTTGCAATTTGATTTTTCGAATGATGATTCATGGGATGCCTGGAATTTGCCGTTAACCGGAAAAGTGATCATTATTGATCCTGGTCATGGTGGGCCTGATGGAGGAGCGGGAGATAATGAGGTATTGGAAAAGGATATCGCACTAAATGTATCTTTGAAGATACGTGATTATTTGCAGGAGCAAGGCGCCTTAGTTATTATGACAAGAGAAGTCGATAAGGACTTAGCAAGTGAAAGTACAAAAGGGTATCGCAATAGAAAAGTGGAAGATTTGAAGGAAAGAATAAACATCATCAATAAATCGGATGCGGATTTATTCTTGAGTATTCATTTAAATGCCATTCCTTCATCAAAATGGAGCGGAGCGCAAACTTTTTATTCCTCTCAACTGGAGGGAAATGCTAGAGCTGCTAAGTTTATTCAAGATGAACTAATTTATAACTTAGAGAATACTACCCGAAAGGCGAAACCCCTAGAGAGTGTATACATACTTAAATATGCGGAGAAGCCGGGAGTGCTAGTGGAAGTAGGATTCTTATCAAATCCACCAGAAAAGGCAAATCTTATGAATGAAGATTATCAGGAAAAAATAGCAGCGTCCATATATAAAGGAGTTAACCGCTTTTTTACGAATGAAGAGGAATTAAAAGTAGAAGAATAG
- a CDS encoding P-loop NTPase, producing the protein MITKEEIEKIVENMIDPFLHKSLLELGAVKDVKWNAEKGLASLKIAVAKLGSAYQIELQNQIVSALKDKGVKSVGLRFTELSSTLVEEIVNETESREKIPIYIAIASGKGGVGKSTVSVNLAVSLARLGKKVGLLDADIYGFSVPDMMGITKRPEVINERIIPVERFGVKVISMGFFVEDNTPIIWRGPMLGKMLTSFMEEVEWGELDYLLLDLPPGTGDVALDVHSMLPTSKEIIVTTPHPTAAFVAARAGAMALRTEHEILGVIENMSYFESRLTGEKEYVFGKGGGKKLAKDLEVPMLGELPLGQPDWNEEDFAPSVYQETHHIGERYRAIAEQIVEVLEKTGDKVES; encoded by the coding sequence ATGATAACAAAAGAAGAAATCGAGAAGATAGTGGAGAATATGATCGATCCTTTTTTACATAAATCATTGCTTGAACTAGGGGCAGTGAAAGATGTTAAGTGGAATGCAGAAAAAGGACTTGCGAGTTTAAAGATTGCTGTGGCAAAGCTTGGATCTGCCTATCAAATAGAGTTGCAAAATCAAATTGTTAGTGCACTGAAAGACAAGGGAGTAAAAAGTGTAGGGTTAAGATTTACAGAACTATCTAGTACGCTTGTAGAAGAAATAGTAAACGAAACAGAATCAAGAGAGAAGATTCCTATTTACATTGCTATCGCTAGCGGAAAAGGTGGAGTGGGGAAATCGACTGTTTCTGTAAACTTAGCTGTGTCTTTAGCGAGATTAGGAAAAAAAGTCGGTTTATTGGATGCGGACATCTATGGTTTCAGTGTACCAGATATGATGGGCATTACGAAAAGACCTGAAGTGATAAATGAGCGAATTATCCCTGTAGAAAGATTTGGCGTGAAAGTTATCTCGATGGGATTCTTTGTTGAAGATAACACCCCAATTATCTGGAGAGGCCCTATGCTTGGGAAAATGCTGACAAGCTTCATGGAAGAAGTAGAATGGGGAGAGCTTGATTATCTCCTATTAGATTTACCGCCAGGAACAGGAGACGTTGCCTTAGATGTGCACTCCATGCTTCCTACAAGTAAGGAAATTATCGTCACAACACCACATCCAACTGCAGCCTTTGTTGCAGCCCGTGCTGGTGCTATGGCATTAAGAACAGAACATGAAATATTAGGTGTTATTGAAAATATGTCTTATTTTGAAAGCCGCTTAACTGGAGAAAAGGAATATGTATTCGGAAAAGGTGGAGGAAAGAAATTAGCAAAGGATTTAGAAGTTCCGATGCTAGGAGAGCTGCCATTAGGACAGCCTGATTGGAATGAAGAAGATTTTGCCCCTTCTGTGTACCAAGAAACACATCATATTGGGGAAAGATATAGAGCAATCGCTGAACAAATAGTAGAAGTTCTAGAGAAAACGGGCGATAAGGTAGAAAGCTAA
- the gerD gene encoding spore germination lipoprotein GerD, which translates to MLKKGISLLLVISLLSGCSESENAQQTDYDQTKKMVVDILKTDEGKKAIREVMDDEEIKQNLVMNEKAVTSTIEKTLVSDKAADFWEKKFKDPEFAETMAKSMKSENEKLIKDLMKDPGYRKMMVELLQDPSLETEMKNILKSTEYREHIEQILQETMETPEFKSKFKDILDKAAKEASFPLQSEKNNI; encoded by the coding sequence ATGCTAAAAAAAGGGATCAGCCTCCTACTAGTCATTTCTTTATTAAGCGGGTGTTCTGAAAGTGAAAACGCTCAGCAAACAGACTATGATCAAACGAAGAAAATGGTTGTGGATATATTAAAAACCGATGAGGGAAAAAAGGCAATACGTGAAGTAATGGATGACGAAGAGATAAAACAAAATTTAGTTATGAATGAAAAGGCAGTAACAAGTACCATAGAAAAAACACTTGTATCCGACAAGGCAGCTGACTTCTGGGAAAAAAAATTCAAAGATCCTGAGTTTGCTGAAACAATGGCAAAAAGCATGAAATCGGAAAACGAAAAATTGATAAAAGATTTAATGAAAGATCCGGGTTACCGAAAAATGATGGTCGAGCTTTTGCAAGACCCGTCATTAGAAACGGAAATGAAAAACATTTTGAAAAGTACAGAATACAGAGAGCATATTGAACAAATTCTTCAGGAGACAATGGAAACACCTGAATTCAAATCCAAGTTTAAAGACATACTCGATAAAGCTGCAAAAGAAGCCTCTTTCCCATTGCAATCAGAAAAGAATAACATATAA
- the pdaB gene encoding polysaccharide deacetylase family sporulation protein PdaB — protein sequence MNFFYVLNSKSLKQFALIVVVSFFTAWFLYVENIVQIPVFSSKDGPKAVYKGEKGVALTFNIGWGDKNAEPILDILKEEKVNATFFLAGAWAERHPELVSRISKEGHEIGILGYDYVDYSEVKDEKISQDVSKAKTAFEKLKVDNILLARAPTGHFNQSALTITDQYHYTLVHWSIDSKDWTNPGSQQIIKKATSAKKGDIVLLHASDSAKQTVKALPEIIEKLQKKNLKFVTVSEMISNADSKSKEVH from the coding sequence ATGAATTTTTTTTATGTTCTTAACAGTAAATCCTTAAAGCAATTTGCATTAATTGTTGTAGTATCTTTCTTTACAGCCTGGTTTTTGTATGTGGAAAACATTGTGCAAATTCCTGTATTCTCTTCTAAAGATGGACCAAAGGCTGTATATAAGGGGGAGAAAGGAGTTGCTCTTACCTTTAATATTGGGTGGGGCGACAAAAACGCGGAACCTATTCTTGATATTTTGAAAGAAGAGAAAGTAAACGCAACATTTTTCTTGGCTGGAGCATGGGCAGAGAGGCATCCTGAGTTAGTAAGCAGAATATCAAAAGAAGGTCATGAAATTGGCATTTTGGGCTATGATTATGTTGATTATTCTGAGGTAAAAGACGAAAAAATAAGTCAAGATGTATCCAAAGCAAAAACTGCGTTTGAGAAATTAAAAGTCGATAATATTTTGCTTGCTCGAGCTCCAACTGGCCATTTCAACCAATCTGCTTTAACTATTACGGATCAATATCATTATACGTTAGTACATTGGAGCATTGACTCAAAGGATTGGACAAATCCTGGTTCACAACAAATTATTAAAAAAGCAACTTCCGCCAAAAAAGGAGACATTGTTTTGTTACATGCTTCTGATTCCGCTAAACAAACAGTAAAGGCTCTTCCTGAGATCATAGAGAAATTACAGAAAAAGAACCTAAAGTTCGTTACCGTATCAGAGATGATTTCAAATGCTGATTCTAAATCTAAAGAAGTACATTAA